A stretch of DNA from Nonlabens ponticola:
GATATAAAACCATCTTTCCAATTCCTATGGGTGAGGCTTCCAGCTGGGATCTAGACCTTATGGAAAAAACTGCTGCCGTCGCTGCTAAAGAAGCTGCTGCCGAAGGTCTGCACTGGACATTTGCTCCAATGGTTGACATTGCCAGAGATCCACGATGGGGACGAATCTCAGAAGGTGCTGGTGAAGACACTTATTTAGGAAGTGAAATTGCTCGAGTACGAGTAAAAGGATTTCAAGGGAATGATTTAGCAGACAGATATTCTATTCTTGCTTGCGCGAAACATTATGCCGCATACGGCGCTGCACAGGCTGGACGTGATTACCATACGGTAGATATGTCCATGAATACCTTATGGGAAACTTATTTACCGCCATTCAAAGCAGCTCTTGATCAAGATGTAGCCACATTCATGACAGCCTTTAATGAATTGAACGGTGTACCAGCGACAGGTAACGATTACTTGTTGAAAGACATCTTGAGAGACGAATGGGGTTTCAATGGATTTGTGGTGACAGACTACACCTCTATCAATGAGATGGTACAACACGGCACCGCTGAGAATTTGGAACACGCTGGTGAGCTAGCCATGAATGCTGGCGTTGATATGGATATGCAAGGTGGTGTGTTTAAAGATCACATGAAGAAATCTGTACAAGATGGAAAAATCACTATTTCTAGACTTGACCAGGCAGTGCGTGATATATTGAGACTTAAATTCAAGCTGGGTCTATTTGATGATCCCTATAAATATTCAAACGAGCAGGCTGAAAAAGAGATAATCCTACACAAAGATCACTTAGAGCTTTCCAGAGATGCGGCCAGAAAATCAATGGTCTTGCTGAAAAATAAGAACAATGTTCTGCCACTGAAGAACTCACAAAAGATAGCACTCATGGGACCGCTAGCAGATGATCAATTTCACATCATAGGAAATTGGGCAGCAAAAGGTGATCGAGATGGTATCGCTGTCAGTGTAAAAGAAGGTTTTGAAGCTCAGAAGAAAAATTTCTCTTACACCATAGGTTGTCAAATAGAAGACACATCTAAACCAGACTTTACCGATGCTATAAAAATTGCTAAGGAAGCTGATGCAGTAGTGATGGTCATGGGAGAATCAGAAAGAATGAGTGGCGAGGCTGCCAGTAGAACCAACTTATTATTACCTGGATACCAACAGAAACTGATTGCAGAAATCAAGAAAACAGGGACGCCAATTGTATTGGTGCTTTACAACGGTAGACCATTGAATTTGACTTATGAAAATCAAGCGGCAGATGCTATTGTAGAAGCATGGTTCCCAGGTACCAGTGGCGGTCATGCAGTAGTTGATGTGTTATATGGTGATTACAATCCTTCTGGCAAACTTACGGTGACGTTCCCTAGAAACGTAGGTCAGGTACCGATTCACTACAATATGAAAAAAACCGGAAGACCAGAAGATATGCCTGGCGCACACGATCGTTATGTTTCAAAATATATAGATGTGGCTAATTCACCGTTGTATCCATTCGGCTATGGTTTGAGCTACACATCGTTCAGCTATGGAAAACCAGTATTGTCTAGCGCCACCTTATCTGAAGATGAAGCCATTACTGTTTCAATCACTGTTACCAATACTGGATCACATGATGGCGAAGAAGTGGTACAGCTATACATAAAAGATCGATTTGCCAGTATCACAAGACCTGTCAAAGAATTAAAAGCCTTTGAAAAAATCTACCTCAAAAAAGGCGAAACAAAAACAGTAGAGTTCACTATAACATCTGAACAATTGAAATTCTACAACAATAAATTAGAATTTATCAATGAGGCTGGTGATTACGATCTATTCCTTGCTGGAACCTCAGACCATGAATTCACCAATTCATTCAAACTCGATTATCAAAAACCAAAATCCTAAATCATTATGAAACAATTTTTACTTTTTGTTTTAATTCTTTCTGTGTTCACGGGCGCAGCGCAATGCGTTGATCCAGACATCACAGATTTTGAATGTGAGAATCCATCACATCCTATCACTGGAGCATTGACCAGCGTGCTCAATCCGTTTCCGCACGATATTAATAGAAGTGAAAACGTAGGTAAGTATATAGATAACGGTCAGGCAGGATTTGACGCATTGGTCGTTGATTATGGGTCACCCATTGACTTGTCGGTAAATCCAGTTTTGAAACTTAAATTCTATTCCACCAATTCAGTTCAGATTTTAGCGAAACTAGAAGGTGGCACGCAACAAGAGCTATTTTCAGACTTCAGTCAGGTAAACACGTGGCAAGAATTTTCTTTTGATTTTAGCGCCTCGCAAGGAAACGGTAACACACGAGTGGTATTTTTTGTCAATCCTGGAGTTGAAAACGGATCACCTGCAGACGTTTATTATTTGGATGACATTCGATTTGACAGCACCGTACTCACGCCTTGTGAAGAACCTTTTATAACCAACTTTGAATGCGCACCATTCTCCAACACTATAAATGGAGCATTGGTAACTGTAGGCAATTCAGTTTCTGGTGGAACGAATACCAGCCCTAACATAGGTCAATATACTGATGACGGTACACAAGGATTTGATGCTCTTGTGATTGATTATGGAGCTCCTATCGATTTATCTGTGAATAGCATTTTTAAGCTCAAATTCTATTCGCCAAGTTCCGTACAAATTTTAGCCAAACTAGAAGGCGGCACGGTACAGGAAATATTCTCAGACTTCAGTCAAGTAAACACTTGGGAAGAATTCACTTTTGATTTTAGCGCATCTGTTGGTCAAGGTAACACTCGTTTAGTATTGTTCTTCAACCCATTTGTTGAATCAGGAACACCCAATGATATTTACTTTATCGATGATCTTCAATTTGGAACCCTTGAAAGAACAGTTTATAGCTATAAGAACGATACCACAGGCTGGACGCCCAACATTCCTAACGATGTAATTGATCCATCAAGTGCCATAGACAACATTGTCATTCAGGCTGGTGCAACGCAAACAACAGGTGATTTACTCGCTGCAAATGTGACTGTAGCGTCAGGTGCAATGTTAGATGCTCAAGGGTTGAATGTAACTTCTACTTTAGATAGTCAAGGTGTGACTAATGTTTTTGGAACGCTAACACCCAACGCTTCACAGATTACTTCAAATGGTACGCTGACCTTAAAAAGTGATGAGAATGGAACTGCAACGGTAGCTGATGCTACCAATGCAACTTTTAACGGCGCGATAGCAGTTGAGCGATACATTCCAGCTTCCAACAGATCTTACAGATTGGTTTCTACCGCTGTTGAAAACGCTGGGCCTATCAGTTCAAATTGGCAATTGAATACGCACATTACAGGAAATGGTGGTGCTAGCAATGGTTTTGATGAAACAGGAACTAACAATCCATCCATGTTTACCGTCAACGAGCAAGCTGCACCAGCAAACTATGAAGCTATCACTACCACGGCGACAAATCTAGAACATGGGACAGGATACCTACTGTTTGTACGTGGCGATCGTTCTGTAGATCTTACAGATAATGAGGCAGCGGCTACAGCAACTACCTTATCAAGTGCAGGAACGTTATTTAGAGGAAATCTAGTACTAGGAAACACACAGCTTAACACAGGCGATTTTGAGGCAGGTGGCAATGGATCATCCTTGATTGCCAACCCTTACCAGGCACCAGTCAATATGGAGCAGGTTTTAAATACAGCTACAGAAATCAATCAGGAATTCATTCATGTTTATGATCCTACCTTGGGAGATCGCGGTGCTTTTGTAACCGTAGGTTTTGGCGCGGCTACAGATGGTACAGATGACATCACCAACTTTTCTCTAGGAGCAAATGCTGGTAATGACGCATCGACTACACAGGCTTCAAGATTCCTACAGCCAGGTAGCGCTGTTTTCATCAATACGCTAGATCCTGGAACTGATGGAACTGCAAATCCATCGCTCACATTCAGCGAGGTAGATAAGGCGATCAACAGCCCAGTTTCCATTCCTTTTGAGACGCCAGATGCTGTAGATGTCAATTCAAGTAATGCATTAGTGAGCATCAATCTCTTTGACACAGCAGCTTTTGCAAACAACGAGAGTCCTAGAGATGCACTTGTTGTGAGATTTTCAGACCAGTATAGCAATGCCCTTGAGACAACAGATGCATTGAAAGCCACCAATCTTGATGAAAACATGGCCAGTATGGCAGATGGCCAACTCTTTAGTATTCAAAGTCGAGCGTTGCCTGTCGATGAGGAAATCATTGATTTGTCCATGACCAATTATACGATGACTGACTATACCATGAAAATCAGCATCAATGGACTGGATGATGTCAATGCCTATCTGGTTGACAACTTTACGAACACCTCAACGCTTCTTGAGAACGACTCGGTTACCCTTGTAGAGTTCTCTGTGGACTCTTCAAATGACTCTAGTAGCAGTGAGGATCGTTTTGATTTAGCTTTCGCGAAAAGCACACTATCAAACACAGATGATCAAGCGACCAGCTTTAAACTATTCCCTAATCCTGTTAACAATGGGGTTGTTAATGTTGAACTGAGCCAGGTTACTGCTGGTCCAGCGCAGGTACACATTTACAACTCGTTAGGTCAAAATGTACAAGAAATCAAGCTAGCCGAAATAGCTGGTGTACAAACTCTAGATGTATCTAACCTAAGTCAAGGAATATACATCATGGAGATTATCCAAGACGGTACATCGACCTCGCAAAAAGTGATCATTCAATAATCAAAAAACTGAACAACATGAATAGCAATAAATATTTACAACGATTTGTACTGGTGGCGGTAATCCTGTTCACCATGACCTTGATTGATGGTGATCTATATGCTCAAATAGGCGTACCAGAAGATGGTGATGTTGAAGACGTGGAAATGGCACCAATAGATAGTCTGATATGGATTGCCATGGGCGCTGGAGCATTCATAGGCTACAAAAAACTCAAAAAAGATAACTGATTGCTAGCAGTATACAACTCAAGCAACCCCAAAACACAAACGATTACCTAAATCTACATATCATGAAAAAAATTCTACTCTTATCCTTATGTGCAATATCCTATTTAGGGTATGGACAATGTAATGAACCACTTATCACAGACTTTGAATGTGGTGAACCATCTAATCCTATCACGGGTGCGCTGGTTACCGTGGCAAATCCATTTCCTGGTGGCATCAACACCAGTGAAAACGTGGGTGAATACACAGATGATGGAACACAAGGTTTTGACAACTTTAGTATTGAATACGGCGAGCCTATTGATCTATCGACAAACAGTGTCTTAACGCTTAAGCTCTACTCGCCTACTTCGGTTCAAATACTGGCAAAGCTTGAAGGTGGTGGTGGACCAGAAATCTTTTCTGACTTCAGTCAAGTCAACGAGTGGCAGGAATTCTCTTTTGACTTCAGCGCTTTTGCAGATGGCGGCAACACAAGAGTTGTGGTTTTTGTAAACCCAGCAGTTTCCAGTGGAACAACAACTGACATCTATTATGTGGATGATATAGGTTTTGAAGAACCAGAAGAAGAAGCAGTGCCATGTGAAGGTCCTGTGATTACAGATTTTGAATGCTCTGCACCATCGCAGCCTATTACAGGTGCAATTGTGACTGTTGAGAATCCATTCCAAGAAGGAATCAACACCAGTGAAAACGTAGGACGATACACTGATGATGGAACCAATGGTTTTGACGCACTAGTCGTAGATTATGGGACAGAAATTGACTTATCTACAAATCCTATTTTCAGTGTGAAGCTTTACTCAACCAGTTCCGTTCAAATTCTTGCAAAACTTGAAGGTGGAACAGCGCAGGAAATCTACTCTGATTTCAGTGAGGTAAACCAGTGGCAGGAGTTCACATTTGACTTCTCAGATTCACAAGGTAATGGAAATACACGCCTAGCTTTATTTGTCAATCCAGCGGTAACTGATGGTACAACTACAGATGTTTACTTTCTAGACGATTTGAGTTTTGAGAGCGCTACTGCTTCCATCGATGAAAATTTCTTGAACAGCATCAAACTATATCCTAACCCAGCTGCTGACATCCTGAATATTTCTTCAGTTGACACTATAGAAAGCTATCAGATACTAGACGTTTCAGGTAAGACCATCATGAGCAAAAATGAGAATATCTCTGCTGCGATTGATGTGAATAATCTGACTACAGGTATCTATTTTATCAGACTTAATTCATCGTCTTCTAAAGCGGTAATCAAGTTTGTAAAACAATAATGATTAAATAAATTGAAGATGAAAACTCCGTTATTCAAATATTCTCTGCTGGTTCTAGTAGTAACCTTACTGCATTCTTGTGAACGGGAATTAGAGAGATATGAATTGTTGACTTTTGAAAGATGTGAAACTGAAGATGTTGTTCCAGACCCGTTTGTGGTAACAGATTTTGAGTGTCAATCAAATGTCAATATCAATGGAGTTGAAGTCATCAGAAATCCCAGTGAGACTGGCGATAACCTATCAAGATTTGTAGGAGAGTATACCGATGGTGCCAGCGCCACAGATGCACTGGTTATCGAGTTTGACGATGACCTGGATTTATCTACCAACGCTACACTCTCGTTTGCCGTAAAAACAGATGTTACAGGAACGCTAGAAATTCAATTATTGGGCGATCCAGATGGAACGGTTTCTTATGAAGTCATCATCGCAGGTAACGAGCGCTGGATTGAGTATGAAGTAGACCTAGTTGATGATCGTGATAAAAGCTTTGATCAAATCAATTTTGTCTTCAATAGCGGTATTGAAAACAACGGTAATGATATTTACTTGATCGATAATATCAAATTTGAACTTACTATCGATCCTTGCGAGGATGTGGTGGCAGATCTATCCATCATCAGCGATTTTGAATGTCAACAGAATTACTTTTTGGGCGCAGACCCAGAACAAACCAGTGTTGAACCAGTCGACAATCCCTTTATTGGTGGTATCAATCAAAGCAGTGATGTAGGTAGATACGTGGACAACGGTACCGAGGCTTTTGACAACTTGCAAATCAATTTTGACGACGCGATTGATCTATCAGAAAAACCATTGTTTACCATGAAGGTTTATGCGCCTACCCCAGGAATACTTACAGTAAAACTGGAAGGCGGTTCAGAAGCTGTGGAGCAATCAGCAACGGTTACTACCGCAAATCAATGGGTAGAATACTCATTCAATTTTGCAGATGCCGTCGACAATGACAACGACACCATGATCATCTTCTTCAATGCAGGCAGCATGGATGGAAATGAGGCTGAAGTCTACTTCATCGACGACCTACAATTTGAAGAATTTGTAGATCCATGTGAGAGCGTTGACGAGGATCTATCCATCATTTCAGATTTTGAATGCCAGCAGAATTATACCTTGGGTGTGAATCCTGCCTTGATCAGCACCATTGAAAACTTTGATCCTGACGACGTGAACATGAGTGATCTTATAGGTCAATATTCAGACGATGGCACACAAGGCTTTGATAATTTACTCATTGACTTTGAGGACGACATCGACCTGTCAGAGCGTCCCGTGTTTTCCATTAAGGTTTATTCTACACAACAGGCGCCACTCGTGGCCAAAGTAGAAGGTGGCGACACACCTCTAGAAATTGCCAGAGAAATTACGGCTGTGAACGAATGGGTAGAATACACCTTTGACTTCTCGCCTGTGGCAGATCAAGGTAATGACCAGCTGATCCTTTTCTTCAACTTCGGTCAGGAAGATGGTACCACCACAGACCTATATTATATTGATGATCTGCGATTTGTGGAAAATCCATGTGGAGTCATTGATGAAGACTGTGAAAATGTCACACCAGACTTGACGATCATCAGCGATTTCAATTGCCAGCAAAACTATCATCTAGGTGCCGTACCTACTGTCGAGGATGCGCCAGTCGTGCCTAATCCTGACGTGAGCTGTGAAAACAGAAGTGCCAATGTAGGCCGATACACTGATAATGGTACAGATCCATTTGACAATCTATTTATAGATCTTGAAGGACCGTTTGATCTTACCAACAACAGCACGCTACGATTAAAGATATTGTCTGATAATCCTGCGCCAGTTCCTGTTCTTGCAAAGCTAGAAGGTGGCACGCCGCTAGAAGTTTTTGCAGACGTTACGGTCACTGGCGAGTGGACAGAGATCAGCTTTGACTTCAGCGCTGCAATAGGTGCTGGAAACGACGCACTTGTCCTATTTGTTAACGCTGGTGAGACCAACACGTCAACCGCAGACATCTACTACCTGGACGACATCAGGTTTGAAGCACCATAAATCAATGAAAAGTCGCCTAGCAATGCTCTAGGCGACTTTTTTTATCCAGTCATTAAATTGAAGGAAGGTGGTTATGATTACGCTTTCGCGAAAGCGTGATTACCACATACCACCTTACATATTGATTAATTTAGTATCTTTTAATTCAATACCAAATAACATTAAAATGAATAAAGTAAGCCGTTGGGCAGCACTTGTTGTGGTTACTTTTTTGTGCGCATGCCAATCAAGTGATGAAGGAGTGGATGATGACTCCAGCATTCCTGTGGATCCTATTGACGATACAGCATACTCGCAATACGGCACTCCGTTTGGTCAAATTCCCGATACGGAGGACGTAGTAATGTATGAAGCTAATTTGAGAGCTATGAGTGCTGGTGGCGATTTACGTGGTGTTATCAATCGATTGGATCATATTGAGGACCTGGGTATCAATGTGATATGGCTCATGCCCATCCATCCACAGGGACAAGAAAGATCTGTCGGGTCGCCTTATGCCATAAGGGATTATAAAGAAGTAAGCAATGAGTATGGAGATCTAGAAGATTTAAGGGAATTAACTGATGCTGCTCACTCTCTTGGGATAGCCGTAATTATGGACTGGGTCGCCAATCATACAGCTTGGGACAACGAGTGGATCGAGAATAAGGACTGGTACACTCAAGATGCAGCTGGTAACATAGTCATTCCATCTGGTACCAATTGGCAGGACGTGGCAGACTTGAATTTTGACAATCAGGAAATGAGGTCAGCGATGATAGATGCTATGAAATACTGGATCCTAGAAGCAAATATCGATGGCTATCGCTGCGACTATGCAGATGGCGTCCCAGCAGACTTCTGGGAAGATGCATGGGATGAGCTTGATGCGATTCCTAATAGAAAACTCGTGAAGCTAGCCGAAGGAAATCGCGAAGATCATCTACAGTCAGGATTTGATTTAAACTTTGGATTTGAATTCTACGGTGCCATGATCAATGCATTTGAAGGTCAACCGGCAACCAGTATCATGGAGAAAAGTGAAGAAGAATATGCTACCGTTCCCGATGGCAAACAAGTGTTGCGTTATACTACAAACCATGATGAGTCAGCATTTGCGGCGACGCCTATAGAATTTTTTGGTGGTAAACAAGGAGCGCTCGCTGCTTCAACCATCACTATTTTTATGAATGGCGTGCCACTAATATATAGTAGCCAGGAAGTAGGGCGATCATCCAACGTGCCATTTTTCTCAAATTCTAGGATCGACTTTGATGCTAATCCAGATATGCTGGAATCTTACCAAAAAATGATTGCGTTTTACAACAGCTCTGCAAGTGCGAGAAAAGGAAGTACACAAGATTTCTCAAATGATGATGTTGTAAGTTTTAGAAAAACACTCAACAATGACGACGTATTAATAATAGCAAACATAAGAAACCGTGAAGTCTCATATGCTATACCTTCTAGCTTACAAAATACTGAGTGGAGTAACATCACTACCTCTAATACGGTGAGCCTGACTGGGTCCATCGATCTACAGCCGTATGAGTTTCTAATACTTGATTAAGTACTGTTATGATTTAATAAAAAAGCCTCTTCAATTGAAGAGGCTTTGTGTGGATGACAGGAACCTGCCTGTCGTGCCTCTGGCAAGCAGGTCGAACATGCACACCTTGCGGCACTAGAACTTTTTATCCCTTAAATTTCTCAGCTGTCGTTTGCCTGTGCCACTTTTCCAATATTTTTCACGGATCCTAGCGGCTTGTCTCTCTATTCCAACTTTCTCCACCATCAGAACATCATATGGAGCGTAAGGAGCTATGGTTTTATTATTACCTGAATTGTGTACGGCAATTCTTTTCTCTACCTCACAAGACATACCTACATAGATATAATTTTTTTCTACACTGGAAATAGCATAAACTGAGTATATCATAATGTAATAATAACAAAAAAAGCCTCTTCAAATGAAGAGGCTTTTGTGCGGATGACAGGAATCGAACCTGCACACCTTGCGGCACTAGATCCTAAGTCTAGCGTGTCTACCAGTTCCACCACATCCGCAGAGTTTTGCTGACTACTTTATGCAAACTAAAACTAGGTTGCTGAGCGTAGCCGAAGCATACTGGTTTTCCCTGTTTGGGACGGCAAATATACACACTTTTGAGATATTACAAATTCTTTGCATAAAGAAAAATGCTGCTTGCTATCTTTACCTCAAACCATATCATTTACATGAATACCAGACCGTATATAGACCAACACAAAGACCGATTTATCAACGAGCTTATTGACTTGCTCAAGATTCCATCCATCAGTGCAGATCCTGCCTACAAGGACGATGTGATCAAGACAGCACAGGTTGTTCACGACCAGCTCAAGAAAGCAGGCTGTGATCATGTTGAGATTTGTGAGACGCCAGGATATCCTATTGTTTATGGAGAGAAAATGATCGATAAGGATCTGCCTACGGTTCTAGTTTATGGTCACTATGATGTGCAACCGCCAGATCCTGTAGAATTATGGGACAGCCCACCATTTGAGCCAGTCATCAAAAA
This window harbors:
- a CDS encoding glycoside hydrolase family 3 N-terminal domain-containing protein, translated to MKKTIYITVLLAGILLASSFTRQQDASPIDPPTDAEIEAKIDSLLAIMTLDEKIGQTVLYSSIEDQTGPIMDPNYVDYLKAGEIGAIFNATGSAFTRELQKVAVEETRLGIPLLFGYDVIHGYKTIFPIPMGEASSWDLDLMEKTAAVAAKEAAAEGLHWTFAPMVDIARDPRWGRISEGAGEDTYLGSEIARVRVKGFQGNDLADRYSILACAKHYAAYGAAQAGRDYHTVDMSMNTLWETYLPPFKAALDQDVATFMTAFNELNGVPATGNDYLLKDILRDEWGFNGFVVTDYTSINEMVQHGTAENLEHAGELAMNAGVDMDMQGGVFKDHMKKSVQDGKITISRLDQAVRDILRLKFKLGLFDDPYKYSNEQAEKEIILHKDHLELSRDAARKSMVLLKNKNNVLPLKNSQKIALMGPLADDQFHIIGNWAAKGDRDGIAVSVKEGFEAQKKNFSYTIGCQIEDTSKPDFTDAIKIAKEADAVVMVMGESERMSGEAASRTNLLLPGYQQKLIAEIKKTGTPIVLVLYNGRPLNLTYENQAADAIVEAWFPGTSGGHAVVDVLYGDYNPSGKLTVTFPRNVGQVPIHYNMKKTGRPEDMPGAHDRYVSKYIDVANSPLYPFGYGLSYTSFSYGKPVLSSATLSEDEAITVSITVTNTGSHDGEEVVQLYIKDRFASITRPVKELKAFEKIYLKKGETKTVEFTITSEQLKFYNNKLEFINEAGDYDLFLAGTSDHEFTNSFKLDYQKPKS
- a CDS encoding T9SS type A sorting domain-containing protein; its protein translation is MKQFLLFVLILSVFTGAAQCVDPDITDFECENPSHPITGALTSVLNPFPHDINRSENVGKYIDNGQAGFDALVVDYGSPIDLSVNPVLKLKFYSTNSVQILAKLEGGTQQELFSDFSQVNTWQEFSFDFSASQGNGNTRVVFFVNPGVENGSPADVYYLDDIRFDSTVLTPCEEPFITNFECAPFSNTINGALVTVGNSVSGGTNTSPNIGQYTDDGTQGFDALVIDYGAPIDLSVNSIFKLKFYSPSSVQILAKLEGGTVQEIFSDFSQVNTWEEFTFDFSASVGQGNTRLVLFFNPFVESGTPNDIYFIDDLQFGTLERTVYSYKNDTTGWTPNIPNDVIDPSSAIDNIVIQAGATQTTGDLLAANVTVASGAMLDAQGLNVTSTLDSQGVTNVFGTLTPNASQITSNGTLTLKSDENGTATVADATNATFNGAIAVERYIPASNRSYRLVSTAVENAGPISSNWQLNTHITGNGGASNGFDETGTNNPSMFTVNEQAAPANYEAITTTATNLEHGTGYLLFVRGDRSVDLTDNEAAATATTLSSAGTLFRGNLVLGNTQLNTGDFEAGGNGSSLIANPYQAPVNMEQVLNTATEINQEFIHVYDPTLGDRGAFVTVGFGAATDGTDDITNFSLGANAGNDASTTQASRFLQPGSAVFINTLDPGTDGTANPSLTFSEVDKAINSPVSIPFETPDAVDVNSSNALVSINLFDTAAFANNESPRDALVVRFSDQYSNALETTDALKATNLDENMASMADGQLFSIQSRALPVDEEIIDLSMTNYTMTDYTMKISINGLDDVNAYLVDNFTNTSTLLENDSVTLVEFSVDSSNDSSSSEDRFDLAFAKSTLSNTDDQATSFKLFPNPVNNGVVNVELSQVTAGPAQVHIYNSLGQNVQEIKLAEIAGVQTLDVSNLSQGIYIMEIIQDGTSTSQKVIIQ
- a CDS encoding T9SS type A sorting domain-containing protein, which gives rise to MKKILLLSLCAISYLGYGQCNEPLITDFECGEPSNPITGALVTVANPFPGGINTSENVGEYTDDGTQGFDNFSIEYGEPIDLSTNSVLTLKLYSPTSVQILAKLEGGGGPEIFSDFSQVNEWQEFSFDFSAFADGGNTRVVVFVNPAVSSGTTTDIYYVDDIGFEEPEEEAVPCEGPVITDFECSAPSQPITGAIVTVENPFQEGINTSENVGRYTDDGTNGFDALVVDYGTEIDLSTNPIFSVKLYSTSSVQILAKLEGGTAQEIYSDFSEVNQWQEFTFDFSDSQGNGNTRLALFVNPAVTDGTTTDVYFLDDLSFESATASIDENFLNSIKLYPNPAADILNISSVDTIESYQILDVSGKTIMSKNENISAAIDVNNLTTGIYFIRLNSSSSKAVIKFVKQ
- a CDS encoding carbohydrate binding domain-containing protein, translated to MKTPLFKYSLLVLVVTLLHSCERELERYELLTFERCETEDVVPDPFVVTDFECQSNVNINGVEVIRNPSETGDNLSRFVGEYTDGASATDALVIEFDDDLDLSTNATLSFAVKTDVTGTLEIQLLGDPDGTVSYEVIIAGNERWIEYEVDLVDDRDKSFDQINFVFNSGIENNGNDIYLIDNIKFELTIDPCEDVVADLSIISDFECQQNYFLGADPEQTSVEPVDNPFIGGINQSSDVGRYVDNGTEAFDNLQINFDDAIDLSEKPLFTMKVYAPTPGILTVKLEGGSEAVEQSATVTTANQWVEYSFNFADAVDNDNDTMIIFFNAGSMDGNEAEVYFIDDLQFEEFVDPCESVDEDLSIISDFECQQNYTLGVNPALISTIENFDPDDVNMSDLIGQYSDDGTQGFDNLLIDFEDDIDLSERPVFSIKVYSTQQAPLVAKVEGGDTPLEIAREITAVNEWVEYTFDFSPVADQGNDQLILFFNFGQEDGTTTDLYYIDDLRFVENPCGVIDEDCENVTPDLTIISDFNCQQNYHLGAVPTVEDAPVVPNPDVSCENRSANVGRYTDNGTDPFDNLFIDLEGPFDLTNNSTLRLKILSDNPAPVPVLAKLEGGTPLEVFADVTVTGEWTEISFDFSAAIGAGNDALVLFVNAGETNTSTADIYYLDDIRFEAP
- a CDS encoding alpha-amylase family glycosyl hydrolase: MNKVSRWAALVVVTFLCACQSSDEGVDDDSSIPVDPIDDTAYSQYGTPFGQIPDTEDVVMYEANLRAMSAGGDLRGVINRLDHIEDLGINVIWLMPIHPQGQERSVGSPYAIRDYKEVSNEYGDLEDLRELTDAAHSLGIAVIMDWVANHTAWDNEWIENKDWYTQDAAGNIVIPSGTNWQDVADLNFDNQEMRSAMIDAMKYWILEANIDGYRCDYADGVPADFWEDAWDELDAIPNRKLVKLAEGNREDHLQSGFDLNFGFEFYGAMINAFEGQPATSIMEKSEEEYATVPDGKQVLRYTTNHDESAFAATPIEFFGGKQGALAASTITIFMNGVPLIYSSQEVGRSSNVPFFSNSRIDFDANPDMLESYQKMIAFYNSSASARKGSTQDFSNDDVVSFRKTLNNDDVLIIANIRNREVSYAIPSSLQNTEWSNITTSNTVSLTGSIDLQPYEFLILD
- a CDS encoding GIY-YIG nuclease family protein translates to MIYSVYAISSVEKNYIYVGMSCEVEKRIAVHNSGNNKTIAPYAPYDVLMVEKVGIERQAARIREKYWKSGTGKRQLRNLRDKKF